One window of Terriglobia bacterium genomic DNA carries:
- a CDS encoding methyltransferase domain-containing protein: protein MYADRLSVEGLEGDYPDLKRAIIPPDVIADAEALPFASSLDFIIASHILEHLHFPLAALRGWYECLVPGGILLLRVPDKRFTLDAPRQRTTLDHLIREHSDPKTHDLRSHYADWVEHIYKTPRSQSNFESSVDDLMGRKFSIHCHVWTQDDVRAILDYTIDNWNLSWRRILSWNAHFYRKEVVVMLRKN, encoded by the coding sequence TTGTATGCCGATAGGCTTTCCGTTGAGGGTCTTGAAGGGGACTATCCCGATCTGAAGCGCGCCATTATCCCGCCCGATGTTATTGCCGACGCCGAAGCACTTCCTTTTGCCTCATCCCTCGACTTCATTATCGCGAGTCATATTCTGGAGCATCTGCACTTTCCTCTGGCCGCTTTGCGAGGCTGGTATGAATGCTTAGTGCCGGGCGGAATATTGTTGTTGCGAGTGCCCGACAAGAGGTTCACGCTCGATGCTCCGCGCCAACGGACGACACTCGATCATTTGATCCGCGAACATTCGGATCCGAAAACCCATGATCTCCGGAGTCATTATGCGGATTGGGTCGAACACATCTATAAAACACCGCGAAGCCAGTCGAACTTTGAATCCAGCGTCGACGACTTGATGGGCAGGAAATTCAGCATTCACTGTCACGTCTGGACGCAAGACGACGTGCGAGCCATTCTCGACTACACAATCGATAACTGGAATCTGTCATGGCGCCGGATTCTTTCCTGGAATGCACATTTTTATCGCAAGGAAGTCGTCGTCATGTTGCGTAAAAACTAA